In one window of Lynx canadensis isolate LIC74 chromosome B3, mLynCan4.pri.v2, whole genome shotgun sequence DNA:
- the LOC115517082 gene encoding 60S ribosomal protein L32-like — PLVKPKTAKKRTKKFIRHQSDRHVKIKRNCRKPRGIDNRVRRRLKGQILMPNVGYGSNKKTKHMLPCGFRKLLVHNVKELEVLLMCNKSYCAETAHNVSSKNQKAIVERAAQLAIRVTNPNARLCSEENE; from the coding sequence CCTCTGGTGAAGCCCAAGACTGCTAAAAAGAGGACCAAAAAGTTCATCCGGCACCAGTCAGACCGACATGTCAAAATCAAGCGCAACTGTCGGAAACCCAGAGGCATTGACAATAGAGTGCGCAGAAGACTCAAGGGCCAAATCTTGATGCCCAACGTTGGTTACGGGAGCAACAAGAAGACAAAGCACATGCTGCCCTGTGGCTTCCGGAAGTTGCTAGTCCACAATGTCAAGGAGCTTGAGGTGCTGCTGATGTGCAATAAATCTTACTGTGCAGAGACTGCTCACAATGTCTCCTCCAAGAATCAAAAAGCCATTGTAGAAAGAGCAGCCCAGCTGGCCATCAGAGTCACGAATCCCAATGCCAGATTGTGCAGCGAAGAAAATGAATAG